In Dysgonomonadaceae bacterium zrk40, one genomic interval encodes:
- the tsaB gene encoding tRNA (adenosine(37)-N6)-threonylcarbamoyltransferase complex dimerization subunit type 1 TsaB, whose protein sequence is MCTILSIETATPACSCALSRDGELLLSREDFRGQSHATLLGVFVDEIMKYVRKEAITLDAIAVSSGPGSYTGLRIGVSEAKGFSYGLGIPLIAIPTPLVMASMVAARAGEEDLLCPMIDARRMEVYATFYNRTLETIRPTAADIVDGESYLDLLSKHKVHFFGNGADKCRPVITHPNALFVDDIHPLATGMVPLAEQAFNEKQFVDSAYFEPHYLKEFVATVAKNKIIPTAR, encoded by the coding sequence ATGTGCACCATCCTTTCCATTGAAACGGCCACACCCGCCTGCTCCTGCGCCCTGTCGCGCGACGGGGAGCTGCTGCTCTCCCGCGAGGATTTCCGGGGACAGTCGCACGCCACCCTGCTGGGAGTGTTTGTCGATGAGATCATGAAATATGTCCGCAAAGAGGCGATCACCCTCGATGCCATCGCCGTGAGCAGCGGCCCGGGCTCCTACACCGGTCTGCGCATCGGTGTCTCCGAGGCAAAGGGATTCAGCTACGGACTGGGCATCCCCCTCATCGCCATCCCCACACCGCTGGTGATGGCCTCGATGGTAGCCGCCAGGGCAGGGGAGGAGGATCTGCTCTGTCCCATGATTGATGCCCGCCGCATGGAGGTGTACGCCACCTTCTACAATCGCACGCTGGAAACGATCCGCCCCACGGCTGCCGACATCGTTGACGGGGAGAGCTATCTCGATTTACTGTCAAAACACAAGGTGCACTTTTTCGGCAACGGAGCCGACAAGTGCCGGCCGGTGATCACCCATCCCAACGCCCTGTTCGTGGACGATATCCATCCCCTGGCAACCGGCATGGTGCCGCTGGCTGAGCAGGCATTCAATGAGAAGCAGTTTGTTGACAGCGCCTATTTCGAACCCCATTACCTGAAAGAGTTCGTGGCCACGGTGGCTAAAAACAAAATCATACCCACCGCAAGGTAG
- a CDS encoding M3 family metallopeptidase has protein sequence MTTASAEKNPFFKPFETPHATAPFNEIKIEHYEPAFEKAIAEHQAEIDRIASNPDAGTFANTIEAIEHSGAMMNRVSSVFFNLLGSESNDEMMEISQRLSPKLSEHSNNINLNEALFKRVKAVHDNRHAAGLTPEQIRLTEKYYEGFENSGATLTAEGKEQYRALSMELSKATLDFGQNNLRETNAYEMLLTDEADLAGLPASLIDAAAAKAKAKNKEGWLIDLSAPSYIGFMKYSSRRDLRHKLYMANATKGVKGGEYDNRENVRKIATLRLQIANLLGYKSYSDYVLKNRMAKNAAGVFGLLDNLADAFGDVARDEVAAVAAYASEVEGKPMEMQPWDWSFYADKLKDNRYGVNDEMTRPYFELENVKKGVFGLATELYGLQFVPNPAIQVYHPEVEAFDVLDENGDFLSVLYTDFHPRDGKRSGAWMSSFKSQYMKDGVDSRPHVTIVMNFTRPTDSKPALLTFDEVETFLHEFGHALHGMLARSTYESLSGTGVYRDFVELPSQIMENWLIEKEYLDRFAFHYETGEKMPDALLQKIIDASNYNTGYLTLRQLSFGYLDMAWHSLTEPFEGDVPAFEQEAMARVQLLPVVPEACMSTSFGHIFSGGYAAGYYSYKWAEVMDADAFSLFKQNGIFDKATADSFRRNILERGNTEEPMELYKRFRGQEPTVEALLKRSGVN, from the coding sequence ATGACAACAGCCTCGGCGGAGAAGAACCCCTTCTTCAAGCCGTTCGAAACGCCGCACGCCACGGCACCCTTCAACGAGATCAAAATCGAACATTACGAACCGGCCTTCGAGAAAGCGATTGCCGAACACCAGGCGGAGATCGACAGGATTGCATCCAACCCTGATGCAGGCACCTTCGCCAACACCATCGAGGCCATCGAGCACTCGGGTGCGATGATGAACCGCGTCAGCAGCGTCTTCTTCAACCTGCTGGGCTCTGAGAGCAACGATGAGATGATGGAGATCTCCCAGCGACTCAGTCCGAAGCTGTCGGAACACTCCAACAACATCAACCTCAACGAGGCGCTCTTCAAGAGGGTGAAAGCGGTCCATGACAACCGACATGCCGCAGGACTCACCCCTGAGCAGATCCGCCTCACGGAGAAGTACTACGAAGGATTCGAGAACAGTGGTGCCACGCTCACGGCCGAGGGCAAGGAGCAGTACCGCGCCCTCTCCATGGAGCTGAGCAAGGCGACACTCGACTTTGGGCAGAACAACCTGCGCGAGACCAACGCTTACGAGATGCTGCTCACCGATGAGGCCGACCTGGCGGGACTGCCCGCGAGCCTGATCGATGCCGCCGCTGCCAAGGCGAAGGCCAAGAACAAGGAGGGATGGCTGATCGACCTCTCCGCACCGAGCTACATCGGCTTCATGAAATACTCCTCCCGGCGCGACCTGCGGCACAAGCTCTACATGGCCAACGCCACCAAGGGGGTGAAGGGCGGTGAGTATGACAACCGGGAGAATGTGCGCAAGATTGCCACGCTGCGCCTGCAGATCGCCAACCTGCTCGGCTACAAGAGCTACTCCGACTACGTGCTGAAGAACCGCATGGCGAAGAATGCCGCCGGCGTCTTCGGCCTGCTCGACAACCTGGCCGATGCCTTCGGCGATGTGGCCCGCGATGAGGTGGCTGCGGTGGCTGCTTACGCCTCGGAGGTGGAGGGGAAGCCCATGGAGATGCAACCCTGGGACTGGAGCTTCTATGCCGACAAGCTTAAAGACAACCGCTACGGGGTGAACGACGAGATGACACGTCCCTACTTCGAGCTGGAGAACGTGAAGAAAGGGGTCTTCGGACTGGCTACCGAGCTCTACGGGCTGCAGTTTGTGCCCAACCCGGCCATCCAGGTCTACCACCCCGAGGTGGAGGCGTTCGACGTGCTGGATGAGAATGGCGACTTCCTCTCGGTGCTCTACACCGACTTCCACCCGCGCGACGGCAAGCGTTCCGGTGCCTGGATGTCCTCCTTCAAGAGCCAGTACATGAAAGATGGTGTAGACAGCCGTCCCCACGTCACCATCGTGATGAACTTCACCCGTCCCACCGACAGCAAGCCGGCGCTGCTCACCTTCGACGAGGTGGAGACCTTCCTCCACGAGTTTGGCCACGCCCTCCACGGCATGCTGGCCCGCAGCACCTACGAGAGCCTCTCAGGCACCGGTGTCTACCGCGACTTCGTGGAGCTGCCCTCACAGATCATGGAGAACTGGCTCATCGAGAAGGAGTACCTCGACCGCTTCGCATTCCATTACGAGACCGGTGAGAAGATGCCCGACGCGCTGCTGCAGAAGATCATTGATGCCTCGAACTACAACACCGGCTACCTCACCCTGCGCCAGCTCTCCTTCGGATACCTCGACATGGCCTGGCACTCGCTCACAGAGCCTTTTGAGGGCGATGTCCCCGCATTCGAGCAGGAGGCGATGGCACGCGTGCAGCTGCTGCCGGTGGTGCCGGAAGCCTGCATGTCGACCTCCTTTGGCCACATCTTCTCCGGAGGATACGCCGCCGGCTACTACAGCTACAAGTGGGCCGAGGTGATGGATGCCGATGCCTTCTCGCTCTTCAAGCAGAACGGCATCTTCGACAAGGCGACAGCCGACTCGTTCCGCCGCAACATCCTGGAGCGGGGCAACACCGAAGAGCCGATGGAACTCTACAAACGGTTCCGCGGTCAGGAGCCCACGGTAGAGGCACTGCTCAAACGAAGCGGCGTGAATTGA
- a CDS encoding RNA-binding protein, whose amino-acid sequence MNIFVAGLSYQITDADLKELFEEYGEVSSAKIITDRETRRSKGYGFVEMSNDEEGQHAIEELNDAEYDGRTLSVSVARPRTEGGDRPRNNNRGGYGNRERSNRY is encoded by the coding sequence ATGAACATTTTTGTAGCTGGCTTAAGTTATCAGATTACTGACGCCGATTTAAAAGAACTGTTTGAGGAGTATGGTGAAGTATCCTCAGCTAAGATCATTACCGATCGTGAAACCCGTCGCTCAAAAGGTTACGGTTTCGTAGAAATGTCCAACGACGAAGAAGGACAGCATGCCATTGAAGAACTGAACGATGCAGAATACGACGGACGTACGCTTTCTGTATCAGTAGCCCGTCCCCGTACTGAAGGTGGTGACCGTCCCCGCAACAACAACCGCGGTGGTTACGGAAATCGCGAAAGAAGCAACAGGTACTAA